A stretch of Pyrenophora tritici-repentis strain M4 chromosome 7, whole genome shotgun sequence DNA encodes these proteins:
- a CDS encoding GTPase SAR1 and related small G protein yields MVVATIKCVVVGDGAVGKTCLLISYTTNKFPSEYVPTVFDNYAVTVMIGDEPYTLGLFDTAGQEDYDRLRPLSYPQTDVFLVCFSVTSPASFENVREKWFPEVHHHCPGVPCLIVGTQVDLREDTAVKDKLSKQRMAPVKKEDGERMARELGAVKYVECSALTQYKLKDVFDEAIVAALEPPAAKKEGGERKKGKKCSIL; encoded by the exons ATGGTGGTTGCGACAATCAA GTGTGTCGTCGTCGGCGACGGTGCGGTCGGCAAGACATGTCTCCTCATCAGCTATACCACCAACAAGTTTCCCTCGGAATATGTCCCCACAGTCTTCGACAACTATGCCGTGACCGTAAT GATTGGTGATGAACCATACACGCTCGGTCTTTTTGATACCGCCGGACAGGAGGATTACGATCGCCTCCGACCGCTCTCCTACCCCCAGACTGACGTCTTCCTTGTCTGCTTCTCAGTCACTTCCCCCGCCTCTTTCGAGAACGTGCGCGAAAAATGGTTCCCCGAAGTACATCACCACTGCCCGGGTGTGCCGTGCCTGATTGTCGGCAcacaggtggatctccgGGAAGACACGGCGGTAAAGGACAAGCTATCGAAGCAAAGGATGGCCCCGGTAAAGAAGGAGGACGGAGAGCGGATGGCACGAGAACTCGGCGCGGTCAAGTACGTCGAGTGCTCGGCGCTAACCCAGTACAAACTCAAGGACGTGTTTGATGAG GCCATTGTAGCAGCGCTTGAGCCACCAGCGGCGAAGAAGGAGGGGGGCGAGAGAAAGAAGGGAAAGAAATGCAGCATACTTTAA
- a CDS encoding BglX, Beta-glucosidase-related glycosidase, with product MRSYILPVLATVALSKASAIPFDLTSAKRAVGSWDDAHAKATAALAKLSQDEKIGLVTGVGWQNGPCVGNTKAAASIGYPSLCLQDGPLGIRYVNGVTAFSAGIHAASTWDIDLVRERGSFLGAESKALGVNVQLGPSAGPLGKHPDGGRNWEGFGSDPYLQGIMMAHTIEGMQESGVQATAKHWLVNEQEVKRDTMSSDVSDRILREVYAWPFQDAAHSNVAAFMCSYNKINGTWACESEGIMQKMLKDEMGHRGYIMSDWNAQHTTTGSANGGLDMTMPGSDFAVPAGSKFWGPQLASAIGNGTVKQARLDDMVTRVLASWYLLGQDKAYPNVTFNSWNIVTRDVAKNHKTNVRATARDGIVLLKNTQSALPLSKPKSIAVIGSDSIVNPRGANACVDRGCTEGTLAMGWGSGSVEFPYLVAPLDAIKAQAQKDGTTVKSAPTDNASQGAAAAQNASIAVVCINANAGEGYITVEGNPGDRINLDPWHNGNELVEAVAAVNKKTVIVVHSVGPILMERWIENPNVVAVVWAGLPGQESGNGLVDILYGAASPSGKLPYTIAKKQSDYGTVIPNGDDKDWSLNVDYRHFDAQNITPRFEFGFGLSYTNFTYSDLSITGKPSAGPATGPIIPGGPADLFETVATVTAKISNSGKVAGAEVPQLYIGYPKSTNSSPKQLRGFSKLKLNAGANGVATFKLRRRDLSYFDEATMKWTVASGEYQVFVGASSRDVRLTGKIVV from the exons ATGCGGTCTTACATTCTCCCAGTGCTTGCTACGGTGGCCTTGTCCAAGGCTTCAG CAATCCCGTTTGACTTGACCTCTGCAAAGCGTGCAGTTGGCAGTTGGGACGATGCCCACGCAAAAGCGACTGCGGCGCTTGCAAAGCTCTCTCAAGATGAGAAGATTGGTCTCGTCACTGGCGTAGGCTGGCAAAATGGTCCCTGCGTTGGAAACACCAAGGCGGCCGCCTCGATTGGGTACCCATCGCTTTGTTTGCAAG ATGGCCCACTCGGTATACGCTATGTCAACGGCGTAACTGCTTTCTCTGCTGGTATCCACGCTGCCAGCACATGGGACATCGACCTCGTCAGGGAGCGCGGCTCTTTCCTCGGCGCAGAATCCAAGGCACTCGGCGTCAACGTCCAGTTGGGTCCTTCTGCCGGTCCCCTTGGCAAGCATCCCGATGGCGGCCGTAACTGGGAGGGCTTCGGCTCTGATCCCTACCTCCAGGGTATCATGATGGCCCACACCATTGAGGGTATGCAGGAATCTGGTGTCCAGGCCACTGCCAAGCACTGGCTTGTCAACGAGCAGGAGGTGAAGAGAGACACCATGAGCTCCGATGTATCTGACCGAATTCTTCGCGAAGTCTACGCCTGGCCGTTCCAGGATGCTGCCCACAGCAACGTGGCTGCGTTCATGTGCAGTTACAACAAGATCAACGGTACCTGGGCTTGCGAGAGTGAGGGTATCATGCAAAAGATGCTCAAAGACGAGATGGGTCACCGTGGTTACATCATGTCCGACTGGAATGCTCAACACACCACCACCGGTAGCGCAAACGGTGGTCTCGACATGACCATGCCCGGTAGCGACTTCGCCGTTCCCGCGGGCAGCAAGTTCTGGGGTCCTCAGCTCGCAAGCGCTATTGGTAACGGCACAGTCAAGCAAGCGCGTCTTGACGACATGGTCACTCGTGTTTTGGCATCTTGGTACCTCCTCGGTCAAGACAAGGCTTACCCCAACGTCACATTCAACTCCTGGAATATCGTCACCCGCGATGTTGCCAAGAACCACAAGACGAACGTCCGCGCTACAGCTCGTGACGGTATTGTCTTGCTGAAGAACACCCAGTCAGCTCTGCCCCTTAGCAAGCCCAAGAGCATCGCTGTTATTGGAAGCGACAGCATTGTCAACCCCAGGGGAGCCAACGCGTGCGTTGACCGCGGCTGCACCGAAGGCACACTCGCCATGGGTTGGGGATCTGGCTCAGTCGAGTTCCCGTACCTCGTTGCTCCTTTAGACGCCATCAAGGCTCAAGCCCAAAAGGACGGCACCACTGTCAAGTCTGCCCCTACTGACAATGCAAGCCAAggtgctgctgctgctcaGAATGCTAGCATCGCTGTTGTATGCATCAACGCCAATGCAGGCGAAGGCTACATCACCGTCGAAGGCAACCCCGGTGACAGAATCAACCTCGACCCCTGGCACAACGGCAACGAGCTCGTCGAGGCCGTCGCAGCCGTCAACAAGAAGACCGTCATTGTCGTCCACAGCGTCGGTCCCATCTTGATGGAGCGCTGGATCGAGAACCCCAacgtcgtcgccgtcgtcTGGGCCGGTCTTCCAGGCCAAGAATCCGGAAACGGTCTCGTCGATATCCTGTACGGCGCCGCATCCCCCAGCGGCAAGCTCCCTTACACCATCGCCAAGAAGCAGTCAGACTACGGTACTGTGATTCCCAATGGTGACGACAAGGACTGGTCACTTAACGTCGACTACCGCCATTTTGACGCCCAAAACATTACCCCTAGGTTCGAGTTCGGCTTCGGTCTTTCATACACAAACTTCACATACTCTGACCTCTCCATCACTGGCAAGCCCTCTGCCGGTCCCGCCACCGGTCCCATCATCCCCGGTGGTCCCGCCGACCTTTTCGAAACCGTCGCGACCGTCACGGCCAAGATCAGCAACAGCGGTAAAGTCGCTGGTGCGGAGGTACCGCAACTCTACATCGGATACCCCAAGTCAACCAACTCTTCGCCCAAGCAGCTGAGAGGATTCTCCAAGCTCAAGTTGAACGCTGGAGCAAATGGAGTTGCGACTTTCAAGCTGAGGAGGAGGGATTTGAGCTACTTTGATGAGGCGACGATGAAGTGGACGGTTGCGAGTGGCGAGTACCAGGTCTTTGTTGGTGCTAGTTCGAGAGATGTTAGGCTGACGGGGAAGATTGTGGTGTAG
- a CDS encoding SPS1, Serine-threonine protein kinase, protein MPNQPSQLDAQGWWAVAGLVELGYAGAAIDALRTAERPTSMFSIARRRQTDDYWTSHTPPQRYNTMEGPESDSYSTTPASSSRPAERAAADSDDRTPTTLAQATTALPPAPPNAATTLANSSLSFGAGITDPSLPRYHVRAPSTALKLDTDLAISSTAHPSRDSLNPANLEANGGDALRQSATAPIPIQEGYLRTAWSTTSLGSLSPGSALSSPALNALGDITPLPSPLVMGDSPGPWARAEHRPRSRGLSGASRDEAFPIFSKGTLSPSPSLRKKGYSGLKAAAIEAAAANSQQKNEAARERNRSISEYTPDAMHNARPRNVTIGNTAVETDPNPQQRMNRETYLATQRGLVGAKGPARLPTPPASNASNRSVTDTEEEDVADEDKIQYIVVRSGPHKTKKLWRPVRQLGQGTFSKVYLATCEGTKAKDPLDEKTLDPHKLAAIKVVEHGPAGGADEERVELSLKREVEMLRSVHHPSLVHLQAFDHDDAQALIVLTYCPGGDLFDVASDHRDKLTVGIVHRIFAEMVSAVRYLHDKLIVHRDIKLENVLLNIPVSTVPLLNHPQSHPHALATLTDLGLSRRIPAPPESPLLTTRCGSEDYAAPEILLGQPYDGRATDAWALGVLLYALMEGRLPFDPLPGKAASRSRAAHRIARCDWSWVKFGNEDGEWDPEKGSEWGGARECVEGLLKKVSRGRKSLEEIGQMEWVKQGIQ, encoded by the exons ATGCCTAATCAGCCTTCCCAATTAGATGCGCAGGGCTGGTGGGCGGTGGCTGGTCTCGTTGAGCTTGGCTACGCAGGTGCTGCAATAGACGCGCTAAGGACAGCGGAAAGGCCGACGTCCATGTTTAGCATCGCCCGCAGACGGCAGACCGACGACTACTGGACAAGCCACACGCCGCCGCAGCGATACAACACCATGGAGGGCCCAGAGTCAGACTCATACTCTACGACTCCTGCGTCCTCCAGCCGCCCAGCCGAAAGGGCCGCTGCTGACAGCGACGATCGGACCCCAACGACGCTTGCACAGGCTACTACAGCCCTCCCGCCTGCGCCTCCCAATGCCGCAACAACCCTCGCGAACTCGAGCCTTTCGTTTGGAGCCGGCATCACGGATCCCTCGCTGCCCAGATACCACGTCCGCGCCCCGTCGACGGCTCTGAAGCTCGACACGGACCTCGCCATCTCATCCACCGCGCACCCCTCGCGCGACTCGCTCAATCCCGCAAACCTGGAGGCCAACGGGGGCGACGCGCTGCGCCAGTCGGCCACGGCGCCGATTCCCATCCAAGAGGGCTATCTGCGGACCGCCTGGTCGACGACCAGTCTGGGTTCGTTGTCGCCCGGCTCAGCTTTGTCCTCGCCCGCCCTCAACGCGCTGGGAGACATAACCCCGCTTCCCTCACCACTGGTGATGGGCGACTCGCCGGGGCCATGGGCCAGAGCAGAACATCGTCCTCGCTCACGGGGTCTATCGGGTGCTTCTCGCGACGAAGCCTTTCCCATCTTCTCCAAGGGCACCTTGTCGCCCTCACCCTCGCTCAGAAAGAAGGGATACTCGGGTTTAAAGGCGGCCGCCATCgaggcagcagcagccaaCTCGCAGCAGAAAAATGAAGCCGCCCGTGAACGCAACAGGAGCATCAGCGAGTACACGCCAGATGCCATGCACAATGCCCGTCCTCGCAACGTCACCATTGGCAACACGGCCGTGGAGACTGACCCCAACCCCCAGCAGCGCATGAACCGCGAGACATATCTTGCGACACAGCGAGGGTTAGTGGGCGCAAAAGGACCAGCCAGGCTCCCCACCCCACCCGCTAGTAACGCAAGCAACCGCAGTGTTACCGATACTGAGGAGGAAGACGTAGCTGACGAGGATAAGATTCAGTATATAGTGGTCCGGAGCGGGCCTCACAAGACCAAGAAGCTCTGGCGCCCGGTGCGCCAACTCGGCCAGGGCACATTTAGCAAGGTATATCTTGCCACATGCGAAGGTACCAAGGCCAAAGACCCTCTGGATGAGAAGACATTGGATCCCCACAAGCTGGCAGCTATCAAAGTGGTCGAGCACGGCCCGGCTGGGGGAGCCGACGAAGAACGGGTAGAACTCAGCCTCAAGCGAGAAGTCGAAATGCTCCGCTCCGTCCACCATCCGTCTCTTGTGCATCTCCAAGCCTTCGATCACGATGACGCCCAAGCTCTCATTGTCCTCACGTACTGTCCCGGTGGTGATCTATTTGATGTAGCCAGTGACCATCGCGACAAGCTGACCGTCGGCATCGTCCATCGCATCTTCGCCGAAATGGTCAGCGCGGTCCGTTATCTGCATGACAAACTCATTGTCCACCGCGACATCAAGCTAGAAA ACGTCCTCCTCAACATCCCAGTGTCCACTGTGCCTCTCCTCAATCACCCTCAGAGCCACCCTCATGCCCTAGCCACGCTAACTGATCTTGGCCTCTCCCGCCGCATCCCCGCGCCCCCAGAGTCTCCGCTCCTAACCACGCGCTGTGGCAGTGAAGACTACGCCGCACCTGAAATCCTCCTCGGTCAGCCCTACGACGGCCGTGCCACTGACGCTTGGGCCCTAGGCGTTCTGTTATATGCTCTCATGGAAGGAAGACTTCCGTTTGACCCGCTCCCCGGTAAAGCAGCGTCTCGGAGTAGAGCCGCGCATCGCATCGCTCGCTGTGATTGGTCGTGGGTTAAATTCGGGAATGAAGATGGCGAGTGGGATCCGGAGAAGGGGAGTGAGTGGGGTGGAGCGAGGGAATGTGTAGAGGGGTTGTTGAAGAAGGTGTCGCGTGGGCGGAAGAGTCTGGAGGAAATCGGGCAGATGGAGTGGGTGAAGCAGGGGATTCAG TAA
- a CDS encoding GRAM domain containing protein, with translation MAEQDESIGSQRDFRDSNTLAAPSANGKGPNSSTVSIASSDGGDDMNRDGAMDFLKSRKNSDARSDASSSHRRRMSKLFKGRKKRRASGSQDDLSHPDAADSVPPVPELKRPSVGQMYQSDDSLGLAKSVASSLLTEDSDAESPPPLKRPGISPHQSHAGLLTLSSPLIASETLESTDADHVALVDPLASTEDLPVRRANTPDAPTNKRGVSPVGKLKEAFAPSRRSTTPIAPKGNDGEITRPSTSGGLGSLFGGKRRETKGVDEPLQASPPRIQIGDDTQGSPLLRATQPKRINTQFNTQLNTANLNPSDAPTTFITPPTPIDGSDPSPTESTASTNSVKHTPTNSNPNVVVSPSGNMISHRRVRSATNPPSKLSQSSIPPLTPHIEEAKTPGGTAVAAQSSPGPGGFFASIFSAAQNAANNLSDTIAINGNNKNKPSQQPQKEEIEADGGEEVIGPVNADTTATDTETRRPAIETLGSGNLSLAQLGLAESNEVVPMDSAANIAMKADEASAKVEHNAAAQAVSAAYAGEKPPSIAGERPRSLTAVSAQSAPGAGSPPRQPEITDSPASIGRQGSIRSRISGGRARRHRGSSAATGNTLSNVISASTSTLAPSTALNSARLNGTGFAVAPPKRNKDFHNLFKSVPEDDYLIEDYSAALQKEILLHGRLYVSEGHLCFSSNILGWVTNLVISFDEVVSVEKKSTAVLFPNAIVIQTLHARNVFASFLSRDSTYDLIIGIWKISHPNLKSSLNGVTLDGAGGTGDKTEKAESVGSDDGSLQDSDDEVYDEDAEDDDEAGSFTEAGEGSMAGSEAGSVAVETTRKVSGAVAQAIGGGDTIEAAKAATNGAASAAQDFPGGTAHGPTECGDNDQHYDKLLIDTTIPAPLGKVYSLMFGPASGVFMRKFLVDDQKSQDLQMEDDKKGLGEDNKAYSYSYIKPLNAPVGPRQTKCNINMNLEQYDLEKAISVQCSTATPDVPNGSIFLTKTRYCLMWGPGNSTRLIMTFTVEWSGKSWLKGPIEKGANDGQMSYATSLTAALRTAVSAARPTAKMPGKGGKGKKRSKNNLLEEANTPIAAPTPASQAKGSDWGPLEPLHSLLGPIGDIVGSLITPQIIIFCLGALLMYTWFFRGTTTVSGPNHWSTAQRHVAYDELWRHEESELWSWLEERVALARVHSSVAAARQSETSTSQQASIAPENMKEREMDEAIRITEERLQALKEAVNRKRGSQQSRTRSLKEEQTWGL, from the exons ATGGCGGAGCAGGATGAAAGCATTGGTTCCCAGAGGGACTTCAGGGACAGCAACACGCTGGCTGCACCCTCAGCAAACGGAAAGGGTCCAAATTCGTCAACAGTGTCAATTGCAAGCAGCGATGGCGGCGACGACATGAACAGAGACGGGGCCATGGACTTCCTCAAGAGCCGCAAGAACTCGGATGCCCGCAGCGACGCCTCGTCCTCGCACCGCCGGCGCATGTCGAAGCTATTCAAAGGACGAAAGAAGCGCAGAGCCTCTGGCAGCCAGGACGACCTCTCACATCCAGACGCGGCCGACTCTGTTCCCCCTGTTCCCGAGCTCAAGCGGCCAAGCGTAGGCCAAATGTACCAGAGCGACGATTCCCTGGGTCTGGCAAAGAGCGTTGCAAGCAGTCTTCTGACGGAAGACTCTGATGCAGAATC CCCACCACCTCTCAAGCGCCCTGGCATATCACCACATCAATCCCACGCCGGTCTATTGACCCTTTCCTCGCCGCTTATAGCCTCCGAAACTCTAGAATCCACAGACGCCGATCATGTCGCGCTCGTAGACCCCCTAGCCTCCACCGAGGATCTGCCCGTTCGCCGCGCCAACACCCCCGACGCCCCCACGAACAAACGCGGAGTGTCTCCGGTTGGGAAGCTCAAGGAAGCTTTTGCGCCGAGTCGAAGGTCAACCACCCCTATTGCCCCAAAAGGCAACGACGGTGAAATCACAAGGCCAAGCACCAGCGGTGGTCTTGGCTCGCTGTTCGGAGGAAAGAGGCGTGAGACAAAGGGTGTAGACGAACCCCTCCAGGCCTCACCGCCACGCATTCAGATAGGAGACGATACACAGGGAAGTCCGTTGCTCAGAGCCACGCAGCCGAAGCGCATCAACACCCAGTTCAACACTCAGCTGAACACCGCGAACCTCAATCCGTCTGATGCACCCACAACCTTCATCACACCCCCGACACCAATCGATGGAAGCGACCCTTCTCCTACCGAATCGACCGCCTCCACCAACAGCGTAAAGCACACGCCGACCAACTCGAATCCCAACGTAGTCGTGTCTCCCTCGGGGAACATGATATCGCATAGACGCGTGCGATCAGCGACAAACCCACCAAGCAAGCTTTCGCAATCGTCTATACCACCACTCACTCCCCACATCGAAGAAGCAAAGACCCCTGGAGGGACTGCTGTCGCCGCTCAGTCATCGCCCGGTCCTGGCGGATTTTTTGCTTCCATATTCTCGGCTGCGCAAAACGCTGCTAACAACTTGAGTGATACAATTGCAATCAACGggaacaacaagaacaagcCAAGCCAGCAGCCACAAAAGGAGGAGATTGAGGCAGACGGTGGCGAGGAAGTTATTGGGCCTGTAAACGCAGACACTACCGCAACCGACACGGAGACGCGAAGACCGGCTATTGAAACACTTGGATCTGGAAACTTGAGTTTGGCTCAGCTTGGACTTGCCGAAAGCAACGAAGTCGTTCCTATGGATTCTGCAGCAAACATTGCCATGAAGGCGGACGAGGCGTCAGCCAAGGTGGAGCACAATGCTGCCGCCCAGGCTGTATCGGCTGCGTACGCAGGAGAGAAACCACCGTCAATTGCGGGTGAACGCCCGCGGTCGTTGACTGCAGTGTCTGCACAATCCGCCCCGGGCGCTGGTTCTCCGCCACGGCAGCCGGAGATTACCGATTCACCAGCATCGATAGGGCGCCAGGGAAGCATCCGCAGTCGTATAAGCGGTGGCAGAGCGAGACGGCATAGGGGCAGCTCCGCCGCTACCGGCAATACACTGAGCAATGTCATAAGCGCAAGCACATCCACACTTGCACCCAGTACGGCTTTGAATAGCGCTCGTCTGAACGGCACAGGTTTTGCTGTTGCACCGCCGAAACGGAACAAGGACTTTCACAACCTATTCAAGAGCGTGCCCGAAGACGACTATCTGATCGAGGACTATAGCGCAGCCCTCCAGAAGGAGATTCTGCTACATGGGCGTTTATATGTCTCCGAAGGCCATCTCTGCTTCTCCAGTAACATTCTTGGCTGGGTCACCAACTTGGTCATAAGCTTTGATGAGGTTGTGTCTGTGGAGAAGAAGTCGACCGCTGTGCTTTTTCCCAACGCCATTGTCATCCAGACATTACACGCCCGCAACGTATTTGCTTCATTCCTATCGCGAGACTCGACATATGACTTGATTATTGGCATATGGAAGATATCTCATCCAAACCTAAAGTCATCTCTCAATGGTGTCACGCTTGACGGTGCCGGTGGTACGGGCGACAAGACTGAAAAGGCAGAGTCTGTCGGCAGTGACGACGGTTCGCTGCAGGATTCAGACGATGAAGTTTACGACGAGGATGCggaagatgatgatgaagcGGGCAGCTTCACTGAAGCCGGCGAGGGCAGTATGGCTGGCAGCGAAGCAGGCTCTGTGGCCGTCGAGACTACGCGCAAGGTCAGCGGTGCAGTCGCACAGGCTATTGGAGGTGGTGACACGATCGAAGCTGCCAAGGCTGCAACAAACGGTGCCGCTTCTGCTGCGCAAGACTTCCCCGGTGGAACTGCACACGGACCGACCGAGTGTGGTGACAATGACCAGCATTACGATAAACTGCTCATCGATACCACTATTCCGGCTCCCCTGGGCAAGGTGTATAGCCTGATGTTTGGGCCCGCTTCTGGGGTATTCATGCGCAAGTTCTTGGTGGACGATCAAAAGTCTCAGGACTTGCAAATGGAAGATGACAAGAAAGGCCTGGGCGAAGACAACAAGGCATATTCCTATTCCTACATCAAGCCGTTGAATGCGCCCGTCGGACCGCGCCAGACCAAGTGTAATATTAACATGAACCTGGAGCAGTATGATTTGGAGAAGGCTATAAGTGTACAATGCAGCACTGCCACTCCGGATGTACCCAACGGAAGCATATTCCTTACAAAGACAAGGTATTGCTTGATGTGGGGTCCAGGAAATAGCACGCGCTTGATCATGACCTTTACAGTCGAGTGGAGTGGCAAGAGTTGGCTGAAGG GACCTATCGAGAAAGGTGCAAACGACGGCCAAATGTCATACGCCACATCCCTCACGGCCGCTCTCCGCACTGCAGTGAGCGCCGCTAGACCCACAGCTAAGATGCCAGGGAAGGGCGGAAAAGGCAAGAAACGCTCCAAGAACAATCTCCTGGAGGAAGCCAACACGCCCATTGCCGCTCCCACTCCCGCCAGCCAAGCCAAAGGAAGCGACTGGGGCCCATTGGAGCCTCTACACAGTCTATTGGGTCCAATCGGCGACATTGTAGGATCCCTCATCACACCCCAaatcatcatcttctgccTGGGAGCGCTGTTGATGTACACTTGGTTCTTCCGCGGCACAACAACAGTATCCGGTCCAAACCACTGGTCCACGGCCCAACGACACGTTGCATACGACGAGCTCTGGCGTCACGAAGAGTCGGAACTATGGAGCTGGCTTGAAGAGCGAGTCGCCTTAGCCAGAGTTCACTCTTCTGTTGCAGCAGCTCGTCAATCCGAAACTAGCACCTCGCAGCAGGCCTCCATCGCACCTGAAAACATGAAGGAACGCGAAATGGACGAGGCGATTCGTATCACCGAAGAGCGACTCCAGGCGTTGAAGGAGGCTGTGAATCGTAAACGGGGTTCTCAGCAGTCGCGCACGAGGAGCCTGAAAGAAGAGCAGACGTGGGGGCTGTGA
- a CDS encoding CarA, Carbamoylphosphate synthase small subunit: MLSQMFKPSAVRSAGRLGRVTKNPVQARYLATVQANTQRAMPTPSMRKATEISNEPATFTIKNGPIFEGRSFGAKTNVSGEAVFTTSLVGYPESMTDPSYRGQILVFTQPLIGNYGVPSSARDEHGLLRYFESPWIQASGIVVQDYALKHSHWTAVESLAQWCAREGVPAISGVDTREIVTYLREQGSSLARISVGEEYDADEDEAYIDPEAINLVRRVSTKAPFHVSSSLGDMHVALIDCGVKENILRSLVSRGASVTCFPFDYPIHKVAHHFDGVFISNGPGDPTHCTTTVHNLRKLFETSQIPVMGICMGHQLIALAAGAKTIKLKYGNRAHNIPALDLTTGKCHITSQNHGYAVDPTTLTSEWREYFTNLNDQSNEGLIHNSRPIFSAQFHPEAKGGPLDSAYLFDKYMENVQQYKSHQAGFSERNNKPSPLLVDLLSKQRVGVHPAAPDFEGHAAGMDGQQIDIGGPVAPSYQPITQKPVASAA, from the exons ATGTTGTCGCAAATGTTTAAACCTTCCGCCGTCCGGTCCGCAGGTCGCCTGGGACGTGTGACAAAGAACCCAGTACAAGCCCGCTACCTGGCTACCGTACAGGCAAACACTCAACGTGCCATGCCAACTCCTAGCATGCGCAAGGCTACAGAGATCTCCAATGAACCCGCTACATTTACCATCAAG AACGGACCCATCTTCGAGGGCAGGTCCTTTGGTGCCAAAACCAACGTCTCTGGCGAGGCCGTCTTTACCACCTCGCTCGTCGGATACCCCGAGTCTATGACTGACCCCTCATACCGTGGTCAGATTCTCGTCTTCACACAACCGCTTATTGGCAACTATGGAGTTCCATCAAGCGCCCGCGATGAGCATGGCCTGCTCCGCTACTTTGAGTCGCCATGGATCCAAGCATCGGGTATTGTCGTCCAGGACTACGCTCTGAAGCACAGCCATTGGACTGCGGTCGAGTCACTTGCACAATGGTGTGCTCGTGAGGGTGTTCCCGCCATCTCGGGCGTTGATACTCGTGAGATTGTCACATACCTCCGTGAACAAGGTTCTTCCCTTGCTCGCATCTCAGTTGGAGAGGAGTACGATGCCGATGAGGATGAGGCTTACATCGACCCTGAGGCTATCAACCTCGTCCGTCGCGTATCCACCAAGGCACCTTTCCACGTCAGCTCTTCTCTGGGCGACATGCATGTGGCTCTGATCGACTGCGGTGTCAAGGAGAACATTCTCCGCAGCCTCGTCTCTCGCGGTGCTAGCGTTACCTGCTTCCCCTTTGACTACCCCATCCACAAGGTTGCGCACCACTTTGACGGAGTCTTCATCTCCAACGGCCCAGGTGACCCAACCCACTGCACCACCACCGTGCACAACCTCCGCAAGCTCTTCGAGACGTCGCAAATCCCTGTCATGGGTATCTGTATGGGTCACCAATTGATTGCGCTCGCTGCCGGAGCAAAGACAATCAAGCTCAAGTACGGAAACCGTGCCCACAACATCCCCGCACTTGACCTTACCACTGGCAAATGCCACATCACCTCGCAAAATCACGGCTACGCCGTTGATCCCACCACTCTAACCAGCGAGTGGAGGGAATACTTTACCAACCTCAACGACCAGTCCAACGAGGGTCTCATCCACAACTCCCGTCCCATCTTCAGCGCTCAGTTCCACCCCGAAGCAAAGGGCGGACCCCTTGACTCGGCCTACCTCTTTGACAAGTACATGGAAAACGTCCAGCAGTACAAGAGCCACCAGGCTGGTTTCTCGGAGCGCAACAACAAGCCCAGCCCTCTTCTTGTTGACTTGCTCAGCAAGCAGCGTGTTGGCGTTCACCCTGCTGCACCGGACTTTGAGGGCCATGCTGCGGGTATGGACGGTCAGCAGATTGATATTGGAGGCCCGGTTGCGCCTTCTTACCAGCCTATTACTCAGAAGCCTGTTGCTTCTGCTGCTTAG